The DNA window TTTTTTACTATTTGACTCTTGCCTGGGGATACTAGTTATAAAATTAATTAGTTTGTGATGATTTTTTATTCCCCCACAAATTGTACAAATACTTAAAATTAAAGCTTTCTCAATCATAGTAATCAGTCGTAATGGCATTAACAACTACCTATTCTGATAACTCAACGACGCTAAAAAAAACCAATATGCAATCAGCAATGATCAGCAATCGATATATTCTAGGCATAGTTGCCTTTAGTGTGAGTTTTGGCATTAGTCTCGTCCCAAACTGGGATTTGAATCAAGCCTTGATCACAGGTATAATTACTATACTTGCTACCTATGCGGCAGCATTATTTATAGATAAGCGTCGTAGCAATTATGAAATGCTGGTTTTAAGTTCCCACCGCAAGCGAATCAAAGAAATGGAGGGACTTAAACTCCGCCTTGTCAAAGAAATTAACCAAATAGAAGAGCATCGAAACTTATTATATGCAGAGTCTAAAAAACTAGAAAATCAAATATTAGATTGCCGAAATCAAAGAGATAGTATACATCGAGATTTAGGCATATTTGCTGGACAAAAAAAGCAATTAGAAACCGAAAGTATTAACTTAATTGCTGAAATCAAAATTCTCGAACAAAATCAAGCAGAACTGCATCATGCTTTTTCTCAACTCACAACCGAAAAACGTCGCCTGGATTTGAACTGTAATACATCTCGTGCTGAAATTATGCAGTTGCAAAATCAAATTGGCGGACTCCAGCAAGACAAACAAGAACTTGAGACTAATGTCAGTCTGCTAGGTAGACTAAAACCCCAACTAGAGGAAAAAATGTATGAACTGCGAATTGAAATCCAAGAACTAGAAACCGAAACTAACCAGCAGAAGCAATTGTTAGTATCTACAAAAACTGAAAGGGAAAATTTAGCCGAAAATCTCAATTACTTACAAACTAAAATCGCAGAAAAGCAATCAGAATTACAGCAAATCGAAGCACAATCCTTTTTATTGCAATCCGAACGAGACTTATTGCAGAGTCAAGTTTGGGAATTACTCCAACAAACAGAAACATTAAATCAAGAAGTCTTACCTGAAGATTTCCATGAAAATGCAAATGATTTGTTTTCTTTTACAGAATTAATTGATTCCTCCGATTCAATAGATACAACAGTAATTTTACCTAAAGAATGGAATAATTTTTTAGAAATCCTCCCCAATCATGAAATCCAGGTGTTAAAAGCCATAGTAGAACAAGATAACCCCAAGGTAATTATTAAACAAATTGCCGAAGCCAATATTACTATGCCAAATCTATTAATTGATTCTATAAATGAACACGCCAATGATACTATTGGAGAATTAATCATTGAACCTAGTTTGGAAATTCCTGAAGTGTATCAAGAGCATATATTAAATGCCAGAAAAATGCTGGCTATGTATGAAAACCTCATAGCTAGACAAGCTTCATCAAATTAAAGTAGGTTGGGTTTCTTTCCAAGCCACGTACTACGAGTCGGGAAACCCGCCCAACGCAGTGGCTCCCCAATCTACCAAAATACATTTTATTAGAAGTATTAATGCAAAATTAATATTCAGTGTATCTCCTATACCTCTGCGTTGAAAATGCAATTAAATAAACTATATGGCTAAACTCAAAATTTCTAAAAAAATTTCTACTGCTTTAATCAACTCTCTCGGCGCAGGAGTAGTACCGAGAACAGGAGTTGAGCATATTGCAGTGGGGCGAGAAAAAGAACTTCAAAGCCTATTTCAAAATCTCGATGACATCGCAGAAGGTGTATCAGCATTTCGGTTTATCATTGGTAACTATGGCTCAGGTAAAAGCTTCATCCTCCAACTAATTCGCAACCGCGCTATGGAGCAAGGTTTTGTGGTAGCTGATGCTGATTTATCTTCCTCACGCCGGTTAGCAGGAACCCACAATGAAGGTTTAGCAACTTATCGCGAATTAATGAGCCACTTGGCGACAAAAACTCGTCCTGATGGTGGTGCTTTAGTTTCCATTTTGGAAGGATGGATTAATAAAATTCAACAAGAAGTTGTCAAAGAAACAAATTTGCGTCCTAATGACGATGGTTTTGATGACAAAGTTGAAGCTAAAATCAGAGAAGTAGTGCTGTATATTGAAGATTTAGTACATG is part of the Nodularia sp. LEGE 06071 genome and encodes:
- a CDS encoding tellurite resistance TerB C-terminal domain-containing protein; its protein translation is MQSAMISNRYILGIVAFSVSFGISLVPNWDLNQALITGIITILATYAAALFIDKRRSNYEMLVLSSHRKRIKEMEGLKLRLVKEINQIEEHRNLLYAESKKLENQILDCRNQRDSIHRDLGIFAGQKKQLETESINLIAEIKILEQNQAELHHAFSQLTTEKRRLDLNCNTSRAEIMQLQNQIGGLQQDKQELETNVSLLGRLKPQLEEKMYELRIEIQELETETNQQKQLLVSTKTERENLAENLNYLQTKIAEKQSELQQIEAQSFLLQSERDLLQSQVWELLQQTETLNQEVLPEDFHENANDLFSFTELIDSSDSIDTTVILPKEWNNFLEILPNHEIQVLKAIVEQDNPKVIIKQIAEANITMPNLLIDSINEHANDTIGELIIEPSLEIPEVYQEHILNARKMLAMYENLIARQASSN